One window from the genome of Sphaerotilus microaerophilus encodes:
- a CDS encoding NAD(P)/FAD-dependent oxidoreductase, with translation MALLDTDLSLARDSYYAATAPRGADRPALQGRIEADVAIVGGGLAGLSAALELAEHGRRVVLLEARQVGSGASGRNGGQAIHGLACSMGQIEAQLGLDEARRIFAMSIDALALIRSRCARHGIDCDWRDGFLGVAVQEGKARGLYDDAERLERLYGWQQRPIERADLPNWIASPRVRGAVYDARSGHLHPLKYTLGLARAAEQAGAQLFEHSPVTALVEGPEPVLRTTQGEVHARQVLLAGNVYLQGLVPALQARIMPVGTYIVGSEALTPERARALIPCGAAVCDNNWVLDYYRLSADHRMLYGGRATYSTLTPLRMAEGLRQRMVQTFPQLQGVAVAYAWGGFVDVSMNRAPDFGRLPARGHVANVYYLQGFSGHGLALTGLAGQLVAQAMAGDAERFDTFARLRHRPFPGGAHLRTPLLVLGMAWYRLRDSFW, from the coding sequence ATGGCCCTGCTCGACACCGACCTGAGCCTGGCGCGCGACTCCTACTACGCCGCCACGGCGCCACGCGGGGCGGATCGGCCGGCGCTGCAGGGGCGCATCGAGGCGGACGTGGCCATCGTCGGCGGCGGGCTGGCGGGGCTCTCCGCCGCGCTGGAGCTGGCCGAGCACGGCCGGCGCGTGGTGCTGCTGGAGGCCCGCCAGGTCGGCTCGGGCGCCAGCGGGCGCAACGGCGGCCAGGCGATCCACGGGCTGGCCTGCTCGATGGGACAGATCGAGGCGCAGCTGGGGCTGGACGAGGCGCGGCGCATCTTCGCGATGTCCATTGACGCGCTGGCGCTGATCCGCAGCCGCTGTGCGCGCCACGGCATCGACTGCGACTGGCGCGACGGCTTCCTCGGCGTGGCGGTGCAGGAGGGCAAGGCGCGCGGCCTGTACGACGATGCCGAGCGGTTGGAGCGCCTCTACGGCTGGCAGCAGCGGCCGATCGAGCGGGCCGACCTGCCGAACTGGATCGCCAGTCCGCGCGTGCGCGGCGCGGTGTACGACGCCCGTTCCGGCCACCTGCATCCGCTCAAGTACACCCTGGGCCTGGCACGCGCGGCCGAGCAGGCCGGGGCGCAGCTGTTCGAGCACAGCCCTGTCACCGCGCTGGTCGAGGGCCCGGAGCCCGTGCTGCGCACCACCCAGGGCGAGGTCCACGCGCGCCAGGTGCTGCTGGCCGGCAACGTCTACCTGCAGGGCTTGGTGCCGGCGCTGCAGGCCCGCATCATGCCGGTCGGCACCTACATCGTCGGCTCCGAGGCGCTGACGCCCGAACGTGCGCGGGCGCTGATCCCCTGCGGCGCGGCGGTCTGCGACAACAACTGGGTGCTGGACTACTACCGGCTCAGTGCCGATCACCGCATGCTCTACGGTGGGCGCGCCACCTACAGCACGCTCACGCCGCTGCGCATGGCCGAGGGGCTGCGCCAGCGCATGGTGCAGACCTTTCCGCAGCTGCAGGGCGTGGCGGTGGCGTACGCGTGGGGCGGCTTCGTGGACGTGTCGATGAACCGCGCGCCGGATTTCGGCCGCCTGCCGGCACGGGGCCATGTCGCCAATGTCTACTACCTGCAGGGCTTCTCGGGCCACGGCCTGGCGCTCACGGGGCTGGCAGGGCAGCTGGTGGCACAGGCCATGGCCGGGGACGCCGAGCGCTTCGACACCTTTGCGCGGCTGCGGCACCGCCCCTTCCCTGGCGGGGCGCACCTGCGCACGCCGCTGCTGGTGCTGGGCATGGCCTGGTACCGGCTGCGCGACAGCTTCTGGTAG
- a CDS encoding ABC transporter ATP-binding protein — protein sequence MASSSAAAATVSPAAAGAGQPAFLQIRDIVKDFSGYKAVDHVSLDIAKGEIFALLGSSGCGKTTLLRMLAGFETPTSGRIILNGQDLAGLPPYERPLNMMFQSYALFPHLTVWENIAFGLQRDGWARDRVAERVEAMLKLTQLAKYAKRRPHQLSGGQQQRVALARSLAKQPQLLLLDEPLGALDKKLREQTQIELVNIIEQVGVTCVMVTHDQEEAMTMASRIAVMSEGRFLQVGHPSEIYETPATRFVADFIGNVNLMDGTLAVDEPDHVVIDCPDCRHYVGHGITGTEGMAVTVALRPEKIHIGRHAPSDAFNTARGTIKELSYFGGYTVYHVQLGSGAVLKVTLANTQRHRDDELTWGDEVWAHWSRSAHVVLTQ from the coding sequence ATGGCAAGCAGCAGTGCGGCGGCGGCGACGGTGTCACCGGCCGCAGCAGGAGCCGGGCAACCGGCTTTCCTGCAGATCCGCGACATCGTCAAGGACTTCAGCGGCTACAAGGCCGTCGACCACGTCAGCCTGGACATCGCCAAGGGCGAGATCTTCGCGCTGCTGGGCTCGTCGGGCTGCGGCAAGACGACGCTGCTGCGCATGCTGGCGGGCTTCGAGACACCCACCTCGGGGCGGATCATCCTCAACGGGCAGGACCTCGCCGGGCTGCCGCCCTACGAGCGGCCGCTGAACATGATGTTCCAGTCCTACGCGCTGTTCCCGCACCTGACGGTGTGGGAGAACATCGCCTTCGGGCTGCAGCGCGACGGCTGGGCCAGGGACCGCGTGGCCGAGCGGGTCGAGGCCATGCTCAAGCTCACCCAGCTGGCCAAGTACGCCAAGCGCCGGCCGCACCAGCTCTCCGGCGGGCAGCAGCAGCGCGTGGCCCTGGCGCGCAGCCTGGCCAAGCAGCCGCAGCTGCTGCTGCTGGACGAGCCGCTCGGCGCACTCGACAAGAAGCTGCGCGAGCAGACCCAGATCGAGCTGGTCAACATCATCGAGCAGGTCGGCGTGACCTGCGTGATGGTGACACACGACCAGGAAGAGGCGATGACCATGGCCTCGCGCATCGCGGTGATGAGCGAGGGCCGCTTCCTGCAGGTGGGCCACCCGAGCGAGATCTACGAGACGCCAGCCACCCGCTTCGTGGCCGACTTCATCGGCAACGTCAACCTGATGGACGGCACGCTGGCGGTGGACGAGCCCGACCACGTCGTGATCGACTGCCCCGACTGCCGCCACTACGTCGGCCACGGCATCACCGGCACCGAAGGCATGGCCGTCACGGTGGCGCTGCGGCCCGAGAAGATCCACATTGGCCGCCACGCACCCAGCGACGCGTTCAACACCGCACGCGGCACGATCAAGGAGCTGTCCTACTTCGGCGGCTACACGGTCTACCACGTGCAGCTGGGCAGCGGCGCGGTGCTCAAGGTCACGCTCGCCAACACGCAGCGCCACCGCGACGACGAGCTGACCTGGGGCGACGAGGTCTGGGCGCACTGGTCGCGTTCGGCCCACGTGGTGCTGACGCAATGA
- a CDS encoding gamma-glutamyl-gamma-aminobutyrate hydrolase family protein, whose protein sequence is MSTLPPSSQPLVLVPACNRMLGQHPFHVAGKKYVDAVRLAGALPLVVPSASPAELDVLLDLADGVLLTGSPSNVHPSHYGEEVYDQRLPLDPVRDDWTLPLIPKALQRGIPLLAICRGFQEANVALGGSLHQAVQEVPGKHDHRAPEAAPAEVQYAASHPIVVQRGGWLERLFGVGAELQVNSVHGQGVNRLADGLRVEALAPDGLVEAFSTVPTADTPGFALCVQWHPEWLAADNPVSMALLRAFGAACQDYRDTHRPPDR, encoded by the coding sequence ATGAGCACCCTACCCCCGTCCAGCCAGCCGCTCGTGCTGGTCCCGGCCTGCAACCGGATGCTTGGACAGCATCCCTTCCACGTGGCAGGCAAGAAGTACGTCGACGCGGTGCGCCTGGCCGGCGCGCTGCCGCTGGTGGTGCCTTCGGCCTCGCCCGCGGAGCTGGACGTCCTGCTGGACTTGGCCGATGGCGTGCTGCTGACCGGCTCGCCCTCCAACGTGCACCCCAGCCACTACGGCGAGGAGGTCTACGACCAGCGCCTGCCGCTCGACCCGGTGCGTGACGACTGGACACTGCCGCTGATCCCGAAAGCGCTGCAGCGCGGCATCCCGCTGCTGGCGATCTGCCGGGGCTTCCAGGAAGCCAACGTCGCGCTGGGCGGCAGCCTGCACCAGGCGGTGCAGGAGGTGCCCGGCAAGCACGACCACCGCGCCCCGGAAGCGGCCCCCGCCGAGGTGCAGTACGCCGCGTCGCACCCCATCGTGGTGCAGCGCGGCGGCTGGCTCGAAAGGCTCTTCGGCGTCGGCGCCGAACTGCAGGTCAACAGCGTGCACGGCCAGGGCGTGAACCGCCTGGCCGACGGCCTGCGTGTCGAGGCACTCGCGCCCGATGGGCTGGTCGAGGCCTTCTCGACGGTCCCTACCGCCGACACCCCCGGATTCGCCCTGTGCGTGCAGTGGCACCCGGAGTGGCTGGCAGCCGACAACCCGGTCTCCATGGCCCTCCTGCGTGCCTTCGGTGCGGCCTGCCAGGATTACCGCGACACCCACCGCCCCCCCGATCGCTGA
- a CDS encoding polyamine ABC transporter substrate-binding protein: protein MKLMSVRSVVSLAAAALSLLAGASAIAQEEEKVLNIYNWSDYIAEDTIRNFEKETGIKVRYDNFDNNEIVHAKLVAGKTGYDIVVPSSNWAKLQADGGLLRKIDKAQIANYKHLDPAVQAQLARMDPGNEYMVNWLWGYTTVGINVEKVKAALGSTPMPDNAWDLVFKPEYVSKMKSCGVSFLDSATEVIPAALHYLGKPAFSKSPGDYTAAANLLKSVRPSVTLFSSSGYINDMANGSICLALGWSGDISIARQRAIDGKTGQNIQVLIPKSGGILFFDVMVIPADAAHPGNAHKWINYLLRPEVHAALTNKVFYANPNKESRKFVKPEVASNPTVFLSDADMKKMVAPDALNNDLRRLMTRTYTGFKTGM, encoded by the coding sequence ATGAAACTGATGTCTGTCCGATCGGTCGTCTCCCTGGCGGCTGCGGCCCTCTCCCTCCTTGCTGGCGCCAGCGCGATCGCGCAGGAAGAGGAGAAGGTGCTGAACATCTACAACTGGTCAGACTACATCGCCGAGGACACGATCCGGAACTTCGAGAAGGAAACCGGCATCAAGGTCCGCTACGACAACTTCGACAACAACGAGATCGTCCACGCCAAGCTGGTGGCGGGCAAGACGGGCTACGACATCGTGGTGCCCTCGTCCAACTGGGCCAAGCTGCAGGCCGACGGCGGCCTGCTGCGCAAGATCGACAAGGCCCAGATCGCCAACTACAAGCACCTCGACCCGGCGGTGCAGGCGCAGCTCGCCCGCATGGACCCGGGCAACGAGTACATGGTCAACTGGCTGTGGGGCTACACCACGGTGGGCATCAACGTCGAGAAGGTCAAGGCCGCGCTGGGCAGCACACCGATGCCCGACAACGCCTGGGACCTGGTCTTCAAGCCCGAGTACGTCTCGAAGATGAAGTCCTGCGGCGTGTCCTTCCTCGACTCCGCCACGGAAGTGATCCCCGCCGCCCTGCACTACCTCGGCAAGCCGGCCTTCAGCAAGAGCCCCGGGGACTACACCGCCGCGGCCAACCTGCTCAAGAGCGTGCGCCCCTCGGTGACGCTGTTCAGTTCGTCGGGCTACATCAACGACATGGCCAACGGCTCGATCTGCCTGGCGCTGGGCTGGTCGGGAGACATCAGCATCGCGCGCCAGCGTGCCATTGACGGCAAGACCGGCCAGAACATCCAGGTGCTGATCCCTAAGAGCGGCGGCATCCTCTTCTTCGACGTGATGGTGATCCCCGCCGATGCCGCCCACCCCGGCAACGCCCACAAGTGGATCAACTACCTGCTGCGCCCCGAAGTGCACGCGGCGCTGACCAACAAGGTGTTCTACGCCAACCCGAACAAGGAATCGCGCAAGTTCGTCAAACCCGAGGTGGCGAGCAACCCGACCGTGTTCCTGTCCGACGCGGACATGAAGAAGATGGTCGCCCCGGATGCGCTGAACAACGACCTGCGCCGCCTGATGACGCGCACCTACACCGGCTTCAAGACCGGCATGTGA
- a CDS encoding aspartate aminotransferase family protein: MTRTTAEWQAADAAHFLHPFTDFQALAKKGSRIITSAENIYLRDSEGHRILDAMSGLWCVNVGYGRQELIDAATRQLRELPFYNSFFQTTTPPAVELAELLAEVMPPGFQHVFYAGSGSEGNDTVVRMVRRYWDLQGQPERQVIISRWNGYHGSTMAGASLGGMKYMHAQGGLPIPGITHIEQPYWWLHGRPAGLCRAEFGKVAAGWLEQKILEVGPEKVAAFIAEPIQGAGGVIVPPETYWPEIQRICDQYGVLLVSDEVICGFGRTGHWFGCQTVGSRPDLITFAKGVTSGYIPLGGVMVGERVAKVLIEQGGEFEHGYTYSGHPVACAVALANIRLIRELKLVEHVHDELGPYLAEQFAQLGEHPLVGEAQTCGAMGALLLVKDRASGEAFPGELEIGMLCRGHCFGNGLIMRAVGDRMIIAPPLVMTLAQVDEMVALIRRCLDLTLADVRARGWMP, encoded by the coding sequence ATGACAAGAACCACCGCCGAATGGCAGGCCGCGGACGCGGCGCACTTCCTGCACCCCTTCACCGATTTCCAGGCGCTGGCCAAGAAGGGCTCGCGCATCATCACCAGCGCCGAGAACATCTACCTGCGCGACAGCGAGGGCCACCGCATCCTCGACGCGATGAGCGGCCTGTGGTGCGTCAACGTCGGCTACGGCCGCCAGGAGCTGATCGACGCGGCCACCCGTCAACTGCGGGAACTGCCCTTCTACAACAGCTTCTTCCAGACCACCACGCCGCCGGCCGTCGAGCTGGCCGAGCTGCTGGCCGAGGTGATGCCGCCGGGCTTCCAGCACGTCTTCTACGCCGGCTCGGGCTCGGAGGGCAACGACACCGTGGTGCGAATGGTGCGCCGCTACTGGGACCTGCAGGGCCAGCCCGAGCGCCAGGTCATCATCAGCCGCTGGAACGGCTACCACGGCTCCACGATGGCGGGCGCCTCGCTGGGCGGCATGAAGTACATGCACGCCCAGGGCGGGCTGCCGATTCCCGGCATCACGCACATCGAGCAGCCCTACTGGTGGCTGCACGGCCGCCCGGCGGGGCTCTGCCGCGCCGAATTCGGCAAGGTGGCGGCCGGCTGGCTGGAGCAGAAGATCCTGGAGGTCGGCCCGGAGAAGGTGGCCGCCTTCATCGCCGAGCCGATCCAGGGCGCCGGCGGCGTGATCGTGCCGCCCGAGACCTACTGGCCCGAGATCCAGCGCATCTGCGACCAGTACGGCGTCCTGCTGGTGAGCGACGAGGTGATCTGCGGCTTCGGGCGCACCGGCCACTGGTTCGGCTGCCAGACCGTGGGCAGCCGGCCGGACCTCATCACCTTCGCCAAGGGCGTGACCAGCGGCTACATCCCGCTGGGCGGCGTGATGGTGGGCGAGCGCGTCGCCAAGGTGCTCATCGAGCAGGGTGGCGAGTTCGAGCACGGCTACACCTACTCCGGCCACCCGGTGGCCTGCGCGGTGGCGCTGGCCAACATCCGCCTGATCCGCGAGTTGAAGCTGGTCGAGCACGTGCACGACGAGTTGGGGCCCTACCTGGCCGAGCAGTTCGCACAGCTGGGCGAGCACCCGCTGGTGGGCGAGGCGCAGACCTGCGGCGCGATGGGCGCACTGCTGCTGGTCAAGGACCGGGCGAGCGGAGAGGCCTTCCCCGGCGAGCTGGAGATCGGCATGCTCTGCCGCGGCCACTGCTTCGGCAACGGGCTGATCATGCGCGCGGTGGGTGACCGCATGATCATCGCGCCGCCGCTGGTGATGACGCTGGCGCAGGTCGACGAGATGGTGGCGCTGATCCGCCGCTGCCTGGACCTGACCCTGGCCGACGTGCGCGCACGCGGCTGGATGCCATGA
- a CDS encoding ABC transporter permease — protein MSLASLGSLGSRLRGWFTGRRVVIGIPYLWLLVFFLLPFLILAKISVSEMETVQFKDLVTYRDGLLQLSIKLGNYVFITQDELYWRTYLASLKYAAATTLLCLGIGYPFAYFMARAKATVQPALLMLVMLPFWTSFLLRVYSWKALLSEHGWVADLLIATGADQLLAAAGLITAPGKLMNTPFSLVLGMVYTYLPFMVLPLYGNLAKMDLRLLEAAADLGATPWVTFWKITVPLSKAGIIAGSMLVFIPCVGEFVIPELLGGPETMMIGRTMWDEFFSNNDWPMASAVAVVMILLIIVPLAIFNKYQAEAQEAQR, from the coding sequence ATGAGCCTCGCCTCGCTCGGGTCCCTGGGGTCGCGCCTGCGTGGCTGGTTCACGGGCCGGCGCGTAGTGATCGGCATCCCCTACCTTTGGCTGCTGGTGTTCTTCCTGCTGCCCTTCCTGATCCTGGCCAAGATCAGCGTCTCCGAGATGGAGACGGTGCAGTTCAAGGACTTGGTCACCTACCGGGATGGCCTGCTGCAGCTCAGCATCAAGCTGGGCAACTACGTCTTCATCACCCAGGACGAGCTGTACTGGCGCACCTACCTCGCCAGCCTGAAGTACGCCGCGGCCACCACGCTGCTCTGCCTGGGCATCGGCTACCCCTTCGCCTATTTCATGGCACGGGCGAAGGCCACCGTGCAGCCGGCCCTGCTGATGCTGGTGATGCTGCCCTTCTGGACCTCGTTCCTGCTGCGCGTGTACTCCTGGAAGGCGCTGCTCTCCGAGCATGGCTGGGTGGCCGACCTGCTGATCGCCACCGGAGCCGACCAGCTGCTGGCCGCTGCCGGCCTGATCACCGCGCCGGGCAAGCTGATGAACACGCCCTTCTCGCTCGTGCTGGGCATGGTCTACACCTACCTGCCCTTCATGGTGCTGCCGCTGTACGGCAACCTCGCCAAGATGGACCTGCGCCTGCTGGAAGCCGCCGCCGACCTCGGCGCCACGCCCTGGGTGACGTTCTGGAAGATCACCGTACCGCTGTCCAAGGCAGGCATCATCGCCGGCTCGATGCTGGTGTTCATCCCCTGCGTGGGCGAGTTCGTCATCCCCGAGCTGCTCGGCGGACCGGAGACGATGATGATCGGCCGCACGATGTGGGACGAGTTCTTCTCCAACAACGACTGGCCAATGGCCTCGGCGGTGGCGGTGGTGATGATCCTGCTGATCATCGTGCCGCTGGCCATCTTCAACAAATACCAGGCCGAAGCACAGGAGGCGCAGCGATGA
- a CDS encoding glutamine synthetase family protein yields the protein MVSSREHFTFAELENWLNERRVTEIECLVPDLTGVARGKILPRQKFTEDRGMRLPEAVVAMGVTGEFPEEGPYYDVINPTDRDMHLRPDPRTVRIVPWATDPTAQVIHDCYDKDGRMVPFAPRSVLRRVCDLYEGAGWNPIVAPELEFYLVARNTDPDMPLKPPIGRSGRAETSRQAYSIDAVNEFDPLFEDVYSYCEQMELNVDTLIHEIGAGQMEINFFHDHPLGLADEVFFFKRTVREAAMRHNMFATFMAKPIAGEPGSAMHIHQSVVDQQGQNIFSNPDGSASDAFRWYIGGLQHYIPAAMALFAPYVNSYRRLARFTAAPINIQWGTDNRTVGIRSPVASPAARRIENRVIGADANPYVALAATLACGWLGIQNRIEPTPECKGDAYLGDYQLPRSLGEALEKLRAEKDLAAVLGEEFVTVYTEVKEIEHAEFMKVISPWEREHLLLHV from the coding sequence ATGGTCAGCAGCAGAGAACATTTCACTTTCGCCGAACTCGAGAACTGGCTCAACGAGCGGCGCGTCACCGAGATCGAATGCCTGGTGCCGGACTTGACCGGCGTGGCGCGCGGCAAGATCCTGCCGCGCCAGAAGTTCACCGAGGACCGCGGCATGCGGCTGCCCGAGGCGGTGGTCGCGATGGGCGTGACGGGCGAGTTCCCCGAGGAGGGGCCTTACTACGACGTCATCAACCCCACCGACCGCGACATGCACCTGCGCCCCGACCCGCGCACGGTGCGCATCGTGCCCTGGGCCACCGACCCGACCGCGCAGGTCATCCACGACTGCTACGACAAGGACGGCCGCATGGTGCCCTTCGCGCCGCGCTCGGTGCTGCGGCGCGTGTGCGACCTGTACGAGGGTGCGGGTTGGAATCCGATCGTGGCGCCCGAGCTGGAGTTCTACCTGGTGGCGCGCAACACCGACCCAGACATGCCGCTCAAGCCGCCCATTGGCCGCAGCGGCCGGGCGGAAACCTCGCGCCAGGCCTACTCGATCGACGCGGTCAACGAGTTCGACCCGCTGTTCGAGGACGTCTACTCCTACTGCGAGCAGATGGAGCTGAACGTCGACACGTTGATCCACGAGATCGGTGCCGGGCAGATGGAGATCAACTTTTTCCACGACCACCCGCTGGGGCTGGCCGACGAGGTGTTCTTCTTCAAGCGCACGGTGCGCGAGGCGGCCATGCGGCACAACATGTTCGCCACTTTCATGGCCAAGCCGATCGCGGGCGAGCCGGGCAGCGCGATGCACATCCACCAGAGCGTGGTGGACCAGCAGGGCCAGAACATCTTCAGCAACCCGGACGGCTCGGCCAGCGACGCCTTCCGCTGGTACATCGGCGGGCTGCAGCACTACATCCCGGCGGCGATGGCGCTGTTCGCCCCCTACGTCAACAGCTACCGCCGGCTGGCGCGCTTCACCGCCGCGCCGATCAACATCCAGTGGGGCACCGACAACCGCACCGTGGGCATCCGATCGCCCGTGGCCAGCCCGGCGGCGCGCCGCATCGAGAACCGCGTGATCGGCGCCGACGCCAACCCCTACGTGGCCCTGGCCGCCACCCTGGCCTGCGGCTGGCTGGGCATCCAGAACCGCATCGAGCCCACTCCCGAGTGCAAGGGCGACGCCTACCTGGGCGACTACCAGCTGCCGCGCAGCCTGGGCGAGGCGCTGGAGAAGCTGCGCGCCGAGAAGGACCTGGCGGCGGTGCTCGGCGAGGAGTTCGTGACCGTCTACACCGAGGTCAAGGAGATCGAGCACGCCGAGTTCATGAAGGTGATCTCGCCCTGGGAGCGCGAGCACCTCCTGCTGCACGTGTAG
- a CDS encoding DUF3138 family protein — MTSRQPAPLLLAPVVLALAAAFPGAAAAQSNEDLLKELRALKDKVAELEKKLEAKPATAAAAGERQWGMTPEQVAELNRVAVKAEALEDGRDAAGMKLLKISGYMDPTFFYNRAQDRAGFQFLNRVADDGYNYDNSYFGAAVIDFQKETDSGTKWRLTLAPNRGVGSVFDGTSPVHEASVSVPLGDLQTRFIAGQIPDWSGYEYLQPTLNKLITHNLLFDFTLPTAYTGAGIELTRGKWIVKGVLANVNAAKKSSSNKTPALAYRVDYSKGEFQGFGFAGMHGKVANFRALDDTTADGVGVNPVTSLPYSTRDTMAHLFEVDAYFIRGDVTWQGQLSYGTQKKAAVTADPVTGELRDSQWIGLSTLFAYKWMPRFETTARFDYLRNQKNGGGLLGYTGADGRNGIGPDAAGDAEKGANRMALTAGASYLWDLNTTFKAEYRLDRANLPVFEYVKDGLFKKSNQIFGASVLVSF; from the coding sequence ATGACTTCCAGGCAACCCGCCCCCCTGCTGCTGGCGCCCGTCGTGCTGGCGCTCGCCGCTGCCTTTCCCGGTGCTGCCGCCGCACAGAGCAACGAGGACCTGCTGAAGGAGCTGCGCGCCCTCAAGGACAAGGTCGCCGAGCTGGAAAAGAAGCTGGAGGCCAAGCCCGCGACTGCGGCGGCCGCCGGCGAGCGCCAATGGGGCATGACGCCCGAGCAGGTGGCCGAGCTCAACCGCGTGGCCGTCAAGGCTGAAGCGCTGGAGGACGGGCGTGACGCCGCCGGCATGAAGCTGCTGAAGATCAGCGGCTACATGGACCCGACCTTCTTCTATAACCGGGCCCAGGACCGCGCCGGCTTCCAGTTCCTGAACCGCGTGGCCGATGACGGCTACAACTACGACAACTCCTACTTCGGCGCCGCGGTGATCGACTTCCAGAAGGAAACCGACTCCGGCACCAAGTGGCGCCTGACGCTGGCGCCCAACCGCGGCGTCGGCTCGGTCTTCGACGGTACGTCGCCGGTGCACGAAGCCAGCGTGTCGGTGCCGCTGGGCGACCTGCAGACCCGCTTCATCGCCGGCCAGATCCCCGACTGGTCGGGCTACGAGTACCTGCAGCCCACGCTGAACAAGCTGATCACCCACAACCTGCTGTTCGACTTCACCCTGCCCACCGCCTACACCGGCGCTGGCATCGAGCTCACGCGCGGCAAGTGGATCGTCAAGGGCGTGCTGGCCAACGTCAACGCGGCCAAGAAGTCCAGCAGCAACAAGACCCCGGCACTGGCCTACCGGGTGGACTACTCCAAGGGCGAGTTCCAGGGCTTTGGCTTCGCGGGCATGCATGGCAAGGTGGCCAACTTCCGCGCTCTCGACGACACCACGGCCGACGGCGTCGGTGTGAACCCGGTGACCTCCCTGCCCTACTCGACGCGCGACACGATGGCGCACCTCTTCGAGGTCGACGCCTACTTCATCCGCGGCGACGTGACCTGGCAGGGCCAGCTGAGCTACGGCACGCAGAAGAAGGCGGCGGTCACTGCCGACCCGGTCACCGGCGAACTGCGAGACTCGCAATGGATCGGCCTGTCCACCCTGTTCGCCTACAAGTGGATGCCGCGCTTCGAGACCACGGCGCGCTTCGACTACCTGCGCAACCAGAAGAACGGCGGTGGCCTGCTGGGCTACACCGGCGCAGACGGCCGCAACGGCATCGGCCCTGACGCCGCCGGTGACGCCGAAAAGGGCGCCAACCGCATGGCACTGACGGCAGGCGCCTCCTACCTCTGGGACCTGAACACCACCTTCAAGGCCGAGTACCGCCTGGACCGCGCCAACCTGCCGGTATTCGAGTACGTCAAGGACGGCCTGTTCAAGAAGAGCAACCAGATCTTCGGCGCCTCGGTGCTGGTGAGCTTCTGA
- a CDS encoding ABC transporter permease: MNRGTSAAFNRRFAFGWLAAGFVFLYLPIVALVVYSFNDSPVANVWRGFTLKWYAALAEDHELLAGLWLSVKIAFLTACGSVLLGTLAAFALIKYRRFTGRTVFNGMVNAPLVMPEVVVGLSLLLMLVSVQRAIGFPERGMMTIWLGHLLLGLAYATVVIQARLGELNPQLEEAAMDLGARPHQVFRLVTLPMITQSMLSAWLLTFTLSLDDVVLSAFLSGPGATTMPLVIFSRARLGLSPSVNAIATVVVVVVAIGVVAASYAIARAERRRQLEMAEAARR, from the coding sequence ATGAATCGAGGCACCTCCGCGGCCTTCAACCGCCGCTTCGCGTTCGGCTGGCTGGCCGCTGGCTTCGTCTTCCTCTACCTGCCGATCGTCGCGCTGGTCGTCTATTCCTTCAACGACTCGCCGGTGGCCAACGTCTGGCGCGGCTTCACGCTGAAGTGGTACGCCGCGCTGGCCGAGGACCACGAGCTGCTCGCCGGGCTGTGGCTGTCGGTCAAGATCGCCTTCCTGACCGCCTGCGGCTCGGTGCTGCTGGGCACGCTGGCGGCCTTTGCGCTGATCAAGTACCGCCGCTTCACTGGCCGCACCGTGTTCAACGGCATGGTGAATGCGCCGCTGGTGATGCCCGAGGTGGTGGTGGGCCTGTCGCTGCTGCTGATGCTGGTGTCCGTCCAGAGGGCGATCGGCTTCCCCGAGCGGGGCATGATGACCATCTGGCTGGGCCACCTGCTGCTCGGCCTGGCCTACGCCACCGTGGTGATCCAGGCCCGCCTGGGCGAGTTGAACCCGCAGCTGGAAGAGGCCGCGATGGACCTGGGTGCCCGGCCTCACCAGGTCTTCCGACTCGTCACGCTGCCGATGATCACGCAGTCCATGCTGTCGGCCTGGCTGCTGACCTTCACGCTGTCGCTGGACGACGTGGTGCTGTCGGCCTTCCTGTCCGGCCCTGGCGCGACCACGATGCCATTGGTGATCTTCTCGCGCGCCCGGCTGGGCCTGAGCCCCAGCGTCAACGCCATTGCCACCGTGGTGGTGGTGGTGGTCGCGATCGGCGTGGTCGCCGCCAGCTACGCCATTGCCCGCGCCGAACGCCGCCGCCAGCTCGAAATGGCCGAGGCCGCCCGCCGCTGA